From one Streptomyces mobaraensis genomic stretch:
- a CDS encoding ribonuclease Z: protein MSVRELVVLGTASQVPTRHRNHNGYVLLWDGEGLLFDPGEGTQRQMVRAGVAAHDLNRICVTHFHGDHSLGLAGVIQRINLDQVPHPVTAHYPASGRRFFERLRYATAYRETVELAQEPVSGKGRVLAETPSYALEARRLSHPVESYGYRVVEPDGRRMLPALLAEHGITGPDVGRLQKDGVLGGVTLADVSEPRRGQRFAFVMDTRLCDGVYALAEGCDMLVIESTFTDEDAALAADHGHLTAGQAARVAAESGVRHLVLTHFSQRYADPEVFERQARAAGFDGELTVARDLTRVPVPKRER from the coding sequence ATGTCCGTACGTGAACTCGTCGTCCTCGGCACCGCCAGCCAGGTGCCCACCCGGCACCGCAACCACAACGGCTACGTCCTGCTCTGGGACGGCGAGGGCCTGCTCTTCGACCCGGGGGAGGGCACGCAGCGCCAGATGGTGCGCGCCGGGGTGGCCGCCCACGACCTCAACCGGATCTGCGTCACGCACTTCCACGGTGACCACTCGCTCGGCCTCGCCGGTGTGATCCAGCGGATCAACCTGGACCAGGTGCCCCACCCGGTCACCGCCCACTACCCGGCGAGCGGCCGCCGCTTCTTCGAGCGGCTGCGCTACGCGACCGCCTACCGGGAGACCGTGGAGCTGGCCCAGGAGCCGGTGTCGGGCAAGGGCCGGGTGCTGGCCGAGACGCCGTCGTACGCGCTGGAGGCGCGCCGGCTCTCCCACCCCGTCGAGTCCTACGGATACCGGGTCGTGGAGCCGGACGGGCGGCGGATGCTGCCCGCGCTGCTGGCCGAGCACGGCATCACCGGCCCGGACGTGGGCCGGCTGCAGAAGGACGGCGTCCTCGGCGGGGTGACGCTGGCGGACGTCAGCGAGCCGCGGCGCGGCCAGCGGTTCGCGTTCGTGATGGACACCCGGCTGTGCGACGGGGTGTACGCCCTGGCGGAGGGCTGCGACATGCTCGTCATCGAGTCCACGTTCACGGACGAGGACGCGGCCCTGGCGGCCGACCACGGGCACCTGACGGCCGGTCAGGCGGCCCGGGTGGCGGCCGAGAGCGGGGTACGGCACCTGGTGCTGACGCACTTCTCGCAGCGGTACGCGGACCCGGAGGTCTTCGAACGGCAGGCCCGGGCGGCGGGCTTCGACGGGGAGCTCACCGTCGCCCGGGACCTCACGCGCGTTCCCGTTCCCAAGCGGGAACGGTGA
- a CDS encoding HAD family acid phosphatase encodes MFIRSSHVSPSLKSSPRRVRMAVAGAAAVAVGAGLFASGAATADRSVPRSDKEIPNLTLVQEKIKAYYGDTVDKKGEHYASPKSAYAKQVAEIEKKAKAHLEGVVRNAPKKGAKPAIVLDVDDTTLLTYNYELKQGFHFTPESQDAYLKSTDMTAVFGMPKLVNWAQSKGITVFFVTGRGEHQRAWSVRNLKNAGYKPAADRAHFFLKDKKNPPSYLKCGANCTTVEYKSGTRKHIEAQGYRIVANFGDQYSDLQGGASGRAFKLPNPMYYLP; translated from the coding sequence ATGTTCATCAGGAGTTCACACGTGTCGCCCTCGCTGAAGTCTTCCCCCCGGCGCGTCCGCATGGCCGTCGCCGGTGCCGCCGCCGTCGCCGTCGGCGCCGGTCTGTTCGCTTCCGGCGCGGCGACCGCGGACCGCTCGGTGCCCCGCTCGGACAAGGAGATCCCGAACCTCACCCTCGTCCAGGAGAAGATCAAGGCGTACTACGGCGACACCGTCGACAAGAAGGGCGAGCACTACGCCTCGCCCAAGAGCGCCTACGCCAAGCAGGTCGCCGAGATCGAGAAGAAGGCCAAGGCCCACCTCGAGGGCGTCGTGCGGAACGCGCCGAAGAAGGGCGCCAAGCCGGCCATCGTCCTGGACGTGGACGACACCACGCTGCTGACCTACAACTACGAGCTGAAGCAGGGCTTCCACTTCACGCCCGAGTCGCAGGACGCGTACCTGAAGTCGACCGACATGACCGCCGTCTTCGGCATGCCGAAGCTGGTCAACTGGGCGCAGTCGAAGGGCATCACGGTCTTCTTCGTGACCGGCCGCGGCGAGCACCAGCGCGCGTGGAGCGTGCGCAACCTGAAGAACGCCGGGTACAAGCCGGCCGCCGACCGGGCGCACTTCTTCCTGAAGGACAAGAAGAACCCGCCGTCCTACCTGAAGTGCGGCGCGAACTGCACCACGGTCGAGTACAAGTCCGGCACCCGCAAGCACATCGAGGCCCAGGGCTACCGGATCGTCGCCAACTTCGGCGACCAGTACAGCGACCTGCAGGGCGGCGCCTCGGGCCGCGCGTTCAAGCTCCCGAACCCGATGTACTACCTGCCGTAA
- a CDS encoding family 4 glycosyl hydrolase, producing MRLTILGGGGFRVPLVHRALLDDARRDAPGRVTELVLFDTDSMRARVIRSVLSAQAEGVPGAPSVRVADDLDDALRGTDFVFSAIRVGGTAGRVRDERIALDEGVLGQETVGAGGVLYGLRTVPVALDIAQRVAELAPDAWVINFTNPAGMVTEAMSAVLGDRVIGICDSPVGLVRRAARAAGADPDRVEYDYVGLNHLGWLRRLTLDGRGLLPGLLGDEEALASFEEGKLFGAEWLRALEALPNEYLQYYYFRRETLRATSDAEHTRGEYLDRQQGDFFSRAAGAPERAYELWERARLEREETYGAASRAASGGWQRDSCDLDGGGYERVALALMRAVARDERARLILNVRNMGTVPEIDREAIIETVCEVGAKGARPLPCDPLRADQLGLMLQLKAVERAVIEAAVSRDRDAALRALALHPLVDSPAVAARILERAGAPARA from the coding sequence ATGAGGCTGACGATTCTCGGCGGTGGCGGCTTCCGGGTGCCGTTGGTGCACCGGGCCCTTCTTGACGACGCGCGGCGCGACGCGCCCGGCCGCGTCACCGAACTGGTGCTCTTCGACACGGACTCGATGCGGGCCAGGGTGATCAGATCCGTCCTGTCCGCCCAGGCGGAGGGGGTGCCGGGCGCCCCTTCCGTCCGGGTGGCCGACGACCTCGACGACGCCCTGCGCGGCACGGACTTCGTCTTCTCCGCGATCCGCGTGGGCGGGACGGCGGGACGGGTGCGGGACGAGCGGATCGCCCTGGACGAAGGGGTGTTGGGGCAGGAGACGGTCGGCGCGGGCGGTGTGCTGTACGGGCTGCGCACGGTCCCGGTGGCCCTGGACATCGCGCAGCGGGTGGCCGAACTGGCCCCGGACGCGTGGGTCATCAACTTCACCAACCCGGCGGGCATGGTGACGGAGGCGATGTCCGCCGTCCTGGGTGACCGCGTCATCGGCATCTGCGACTCACCCGTGGGGCTGGTACGCCGCGCGGCGCGGGCGGCGGGCGCCGATCCGGACCGGGTGGAGTACGACTACGTGGGGCTCAACCACCTCGGCTGGCTGCGCCGGTTGACGCTGGACGGCCGTGGCCTGCTGCCGGGCCTGCTGGGCGACGAGGAGGCGCTGGCCTCGTTCGAGGAGGGGAAGCTGTTCGGTGCCGAGTGGCTCCGGGCGCTGGAGGCGCTGCCCAACGAGTACCTCCAGTACTACTACTTCCGCCGGGAGACGCTGCGGGCGACGAGCGACGCGGAGCACACGCGCGGCGAGTATCTCGACCGCCAGCAGGGCGACTTCTTCTCCCGGGCGGCGGGCGCGCCGGAGCGGGCGTACGAGCTGTGGGAGCGCGCCCGGCTGGAGCGCGAGGAGACGTACGGCGCGGCGAGCCGGGCGGCGAGCGGGGGCTGGCAGCGGGACTCCTGCGATCTGGACGGCGGCGGTTACGAGCGGGTGGCGCTGGCGCTGATGCGGGCCGTGGCCCGGGACGAGCGGGCGCGGCTGATCCTCAACGTCCGCAATATGGGCACCGTTCCGGAGATCGACCGCGAGGCGATCATCGAGACGGTGTGCGAGGTGGGCGCCAAGGGCGCGCGGCCGCTGCCGTGCGACCCGCTGCGGGCGGACCAGCTCGGGCTGATGCTCCAGCTCAAGGCGGTGGAGCGGGCGGTGATCGAGGCGGCGGTGAGCCGGGACCGGGACGCCGCGCTCCGGGCGCTGGCGCTGCATCCGCTGGTGGACTCGCCGGCGGTGGCGGCGCGGATCCTGGAGCGGGCGGGGGCACCCGCACGGGCGTGA